A stretch of the Malus domestica chromosome 08, GDT2T_hap1 genome encodes the following:
- the LOC139198110 gene encoding uncharacterized protein, giving the protein MRGAIATKVNLFHRRCAPSPLFPICYDQEESIEHVLLLCPWVDHVWFGGALGLRIVKPAVTTLFAWLEGVWNNYPGHNEDRRKTLAYIAFTFWSIWKARCEVVFNSRQPSPERIILVVSMAASSFLEVCSDLGNTRIMVNERPNGSSGWFPPANGVVKMNVGLPVGRD; this is encoded by the coding sequence ATGCGCGGGGCCATAGCTACGAAGGTGAACCTCTTCCATCGCAGGTGTGCTCCTTCCCCATTATTCCCCATTTGCTATGATCAAGAGGAGTCCATTGAGCATGTCTTGCTCCTATGCCCATGGGTGGATCATGTTTGGTTTGGGGGTGCTTTAGGATTGAGAATTGTGAAGCCCGCAGTAACAACTCTATTTGCGTGGCTCGAAGGTGTATGGAACAATTATCCAGGGCATAATGAGGATAGGAGGAAAACATTGGCCTATATTGCATTTACGTTTTGGTCCATATGGAAAGCAAGATGTGAGGTGGTCTTCAATTCTAGACAACCATCCCCGGAGAGAATCATTCTTGTTGTTTCCATGGCCGCCTCTTCCTTCCTCGAGGTCTGTTCAGATCTTGGAAATACGCGAATAATGGTGAATGAGAGACCCAATGGTTCTTCTGGGTGGTTTCCACCGGCGAATGGTGTGGTTAAAATGAATGTGGGGCTGCCAGTTGGAAGGGATTAA
- the LOC114826299 gene encoding early nodulin-like protein 1 has protein sequence MARSSFALLMVTVALLAASAFADDKAKVASSTSSQPPSSTPSPSSNPAAAAKTPSATPAATPAATPAATPSATPAATPSSTQAATPSTTPAATPSATQAATPSATPAATPSASSEAPKSSASSTSPSSAPTTSSSSSPSSYPSSDSPPSPPTSTPASGPSSDVTSSAPTESTTSAEAPAPSGAAVNRGFSAGSVVAVVIAASFLA, from the coding sequence ATGGCTCGCTCTTCATTCGCGTTGTTGATGGTGACAGTGGCTCTCCTCGCCGCCTCCGCCTTCGCCGACGACAAGGCTAAGGTTGCCTCATCCACCTCCTCCCAACCACCATCATCCACTCCATCACCCTCATCAAACCCAGCAGCAGCTGCCAAGACACCATCCGCCACCCCGGCAGCGACCCCAGCCGCCACCCCGGCAGCGACCCCATCCGCCACCCCAGCAGCGACCCCATCCTCCACCCAAGCAGCGACCCCATCCACCACCCCAGCAGCGACCCCATCCGCCACACAAGCAGCGACCCCATCCGCCACCCCAGCAGCGACCCCATCCGCCTCCTCTGAGGCTCCCAAGTCCTCGGCTTCATCAACCTCTCCGTCCTCCGCCcccaccacctcctcctcctcctccccatCCAGCTATCCATCATCCGACTCTCCACCCTCACCACCCACCTCCACTCCCGCCTCCGGCCCATCCTCCGACGTCACCTCTTCTGCTCCTACCGAGTCGACTACGTCTGCTGAGGCTCCCGCCCCATCTGGTGCAGCCGTGAACAGAGGCTTCTCTGCCGGTTCCGTGGTCGCCGTCGTCATCGCGGCGTCGTTTTTGGCCTAG